In one Capricornis sumatraensis isolate serow.1 chromosome 1, serow.2, whole genome shotgun sequence genomic region, the following are encoded:
- the LOC138076080 gene encoding putative protein ARB2BP: MFRQFNIHFPLPHLAKAESRWLDSSADIIRNSWKKMEIEWLPVTQKLSFRKFIEQSDLLEELKYDFNEKAELRHTETHGPFAFNYYKNVLERNSKRYWALGHLLEQYIYELLEKVCKLQKVYIPLEADKEPRSFFFMSERALSNHHSALLVLLQDHGVFRAGQWSQQAIIHHGLQHGSQIPCIQMALQAHYDVIVLNPNDNFVDQQTGKEWKGLLTQNVEFSSRKMFQTESFFSLQESLQCIPKRCSNTPEEHMAYIWDYFISKTEGKDVAFIVHGYGGLVFMDLLVRKKWDVMSKVYAVALIDSEHHVGHQLGSDVQLLEWIKQHCREWVTSPKPLDKPATTVLKKEFPTVSAGTEKHNLAPSSSLQSIFKYFRKALKAKAANFSRVSIVTRSSTKRKQSA; this comes from the coding sequence tgGTTACCAGTGACTCAGAAACTGAGCTTCCGAAAATTTATTGAACAATCTGACTTACTAGAAGAACTTAAATATGACTTCAATGAAAAAGCTGAATTGagacacactgagacacatgggCCTTTTGCCTTTAACTATTATAAGAATGTCCTGGAGAGGAATAGCAAGCGATACTGGGCCCTTGGCCATTTGCTTGAACAATACATTTATGAACTTTTGGAGAAAGTGTGCAAATTACAAAAAGTATATATCCCATTAGAGGCTGATAAGGAACCAAGAAGCTTCTTTTTCATGAGTGAGAGAGCGTTATCAAATCATCATTCTGCTCTTCTTGTCCTCCTTCAAGACCACGGGGTCTTTAGAGCTGGTCAGTGGAGTCAGCAGGCAATAATACATCATGGTCTCCAACATGGAAGTCAGATACCATGTATTCAAATGGCATTGCAGGCACATTATGATGTAATTGTGCTAAACCCCAATGACAATTTTGTGGACCAGCAGACAGGAAAAGAGTGGAAAGGCCTTTTAACACAAAATGTTGAGTTCTCTTCCAGAAAAATGTTTCAGACAgagagctttttctctctccaggagTCTCTCCAATGTATTCCAAAAAGATGCAGCAACACCCCTGAAGAACACATGGCTTATATTTGGGATTACTTCATttcaaagactgaaggcaaggatGTTGCCTTCATTGTACATGGTTATGGAGGCTTGGTTTTTATGGACTTGCTTGTTCGAAAAAAGTGGGATGTGATGAGCAAAGTATACGCTGTTGCACTTATTGACTCTGAACATCATGTAGGACACCAGTTGGGAAGCGATGTCCAGTTATTAGAATGGATAAAGCAGCACTGCCGTGAATGGGTGACAAGTCCGAAGCCTTTGGATAAACCTGCAACAACCGTTTTGAAAAAGGAGTTTCCTACAGTTTCTGCTGGTACAGAAAAACACAACTTAGCCCCTTCCTCTAGCCTTCAgtcaatttttaaatactttagaaAAGCTTTGAAAGCCAAAGCAGCTAATTTCTCTCGAGTGTCCATAGTGACTAGAAGCTccacaaaaagaaagcaaagtgcttaa